The segment AAGCTTGCGGCAGTTGAAAGGGGCCATTACGACCTGATCGACGGTTTGCTTGGTGCGATTACCGGTTTCAGGATGCAGACATAATCTTTGAAGTATTATAGAGGTTATTTCATGGATCCGAAAGATGAAAATCTTGAGATCGCAAAAGGCATCTACTGGGTAGGGGTCGTTGACTGGAACCTGCGTGACTTCCATGGGTATGCAACTCCCAAAGGTGGTACCTATAATGCTTATCTTGTCGTCGATGAAAAGATAACACTTATAGATACTGTGAAGGCAGATTTTGCTCCTGAAATGATCGAAAGGATACGCAGGATCGTTAATCCTTCTAAGATCGATTATGTGGTCTCCAATCACGTGGAGATGGATCATTCAAGTGGTCTGCCTGCGATCATGGAGCTTGCAAAGGATGCTAAGCTTTTCTGCACAAAGCATGGCAAGGTCGGTTTGAATGAATATTATGAGGCAGGTGGATGCAGGAACTGGGACTTTGAAGTTGTAGATACTGGCTATGAGCTTGATATTGGCTCCCGTACCCTGATGTTCATTGAAACTCCTATGTTGCATTGGCCGGATAGTATGCAGACCTACCTGAAAGAAGATAAGATATTGTTCTCTAACGATGCTTTCGGACAGCATCTTGCTACCTCTGTAAGATTCGAGGATGAAGTTGAGGGCGGTGCTATTGAGGATGCTGCTATTTACTATGCTAATATCCTGATGCCATTTGGGTCAAAGGTCATAAAGTATGCTGAGAAGGTCAAGGACCTTGGTCTTGAATTTGATATGGTCGCACCATCGCACGGCGTGATCTGGAGGGAGGACCCTTCGCGTATCGTTGATGCTTATCTGAGCTGGGCAAAAAGGGAAGTCATTCCAAAAGTACTGGTCATTTATGATACTATGTGGAATAGTACTGAGATAATGGCAAAGGAAATTGTCGAGGGCGTTCGGGAAGGTGGTGTCGAAGCCAAGCTTTTCCATTTGCGTAAGAATGACTGGAGCATGATGTTAAAGGATTTGATGTTCTCTCCTGTAATTGCTCTTGGATCTCCTACTATGCATAGTACCATGTTCTTTACGGTATCAGGTTTCCTGACATATATGAAGGGCCTTCGTCCTAAAGACAAAAGTGCTGTTGCATTTGGTTCATATGGCTGGGGTGGCGGTGCGGTAAAGGGTGTGGAGGAAACGTTAAAGGCATCCGGTTTTGATATAATAGAACCCGGCCTGCAGGTTAAATACAGGCCTTACGAAGATGATATTAAAGCTTGCAGGGAACTTGGTATCCGACTTGCAGAACTTGCATTGAAGAAATCTAGCTGACTATTTATTAAATGAAGCTCTAGTTGAATATATTAAAACTGAATTAATAAAAGGAAGTGATCTAATATGAAATTTGAAGGTGAACTTGAAGAAGAATTCTATCAGAGATCTAAGAAAAATGCAGAGGCTACTGGATACAAACTTAACTCTGATTATGATGTCATTACCACTGCTGTAAAAGGTATTTGCAACAACAAGCGCCAATTCGGTGAATATTACTGTTTCTGCCAGAAGAGGTCCGGGGATGTTGAAAAGGACAAGAAGATCATCTGTCCATGTGCTGCCCGAAGCCGTGATGTAGAGACACGCGGTGCATGTCGCTGTGGTCTGTATATCAAATAAAGGGCCTTCTGGTCCTTTTAAACCTTCTTTATTCTTATTTTCTTATGATCATTTTTGAATAAGGGGAATGTTCTTACAATGATCTCATTTTAATTGTTCTATAGGATAGTTAGCTATATTTAGAAGGATGTGTTTTATGATAGATGTAGGGCACAGTTCACTATTATTGGACAGGCATAAACAGTCATTAGTGTCTAAATTAATATCACAGATCATTGATCATATCCGGAGATACAAAAAATGAAAGTATTGGTAAGTGATTCATTATCAGAGGAAGGAGTTTCAAAACTTCAGGAACATTTTGACGTCGATGTTTCAACAGGTCTTTCAGAAGATGAACTTGTAGAGAAGATCGTTGATTTTGACGCTCTTGTGATCCGCAGCGGTACCCAGGTAACAAGAAGGGTGATCGAAGCTGCAGACAACCTTAAGATCGTCGGAAGGGCCGGCGTTGGTGTAGATAATATTGACATTGATG is part of the Methanococcoides orientis genome and harbors:
- a CDS encoding FprA family A-type flavoprotein, which encodes MDPKDENLEIAKGIYWVGVVDWNLRDFHGYATPKGGTYNAYLVVDEKITLIDTVKADFAPEMIERIRRIVNPSKIDYVVSNHVEMDHSSGLPAIMELAKDAKLFCTKHGKVGLNEYYEAGGCRNWDFEVVDTGYELDIGSRTLMFIETPMLHWPDSMQTYLKEDKILFSNDAFGQHLATSVRFEDEVEGGAIEDAAIYYANILMPFGSKVIKYAEKVKDLGLEFDMVAPSHGVIWREDPSRIVDAYLSWAKREVIPKVLVIYDTMWNSTEIMAKEIVEGVREGGVEAKLFHLRKNDWSMMLKDLMFSPVIALGSPTMHSTMFFTVSGFLTYMKGLRPKDKSAVAFGSYGWGGGAVKGVEETLKASGFDIIEPGLQVKYRPYEDDIKACRELGIRLAELALKKSS
- a CDS encoding ferredoxin-thioredoxin reductase catalytic domain-containing protein encodes the protein MKFEGELEEEFYQRSKKNAEATGYKLNSDYDVITTAVKGICNNKRQFGEYYCFCQKRSGDVEKDKKIICPCAARSRDVETRGACRCGLYIK